Proteins encoded in a region of the Oscarella lobularis chromosome 5, ooOscLobu1.1, whole genome shotgun sequence genome:
- the LOC136187453 gene encoding calponin homology domain-containing protein DDB_G0272472-like isoform X1 encodes MASSSPDYNYDDDNFDEDFEKELENLDQPGNRQWNGAHDDNDDDDDTDDFIDSIREQLGPGGAVAVADDDSLALDLDEYLKDIEKSCDDSRASANGDDNNQDSLSQKFLANLSPSKDIDLAAYGVLTDEDDFPLEDVDLDLNTLEMDANVDGERKTSVGVGDLKQDLGSEAASEVSRFRSLHRFTATRDKEVSLTSSSFDERQSFKKSEHNGLHNESSLSRAKGEGAGETVDASYVVDSNADGVKRIAASSSSSSLPAPPPPLRMSHQSSFCSLDDGGDLSAETAPLTPQDILTNLGFQCEHVGRRIPDRFFRQESSVDLPETARVQPEEFAKDAVVWPQRFSVNSLHGNEGEETEEETEEEKWETDDEKSKNRTSSQFVEKRSETRSSSAGSTDLLPSLPHKMPADNNRSVNSNNNSSVHSQVNESANDEWLSEKLADEAALAQAALEETLSGNKTKTPSPSQRSQRSGRQSGSSSELSVAEKRWSFTPVLCELENGKNKSPLGGILNESLGRQVEESEQQLKRTVEGIQGATSELVDITQKKEVAQKEVHLIQMNLARNKAELKRVESELMEHQSKCKDRKDEIDSLSRKRDRVKTELDKLETILGEKRSFREGSPLGQSHSKAAEEYLKVLQENTHLRAELDAARNKLKTDLPQKQREVDELKRQVKAAVEDLFGEKKRSKERYEKLKEEYESSQRQLREVLRDKMTAIGKVKEEVESQKSIDLEVLKQRLVREKESEVEKLKEKSAKHLDELKRSVQMKDKELQKANVRMRERAEAATALSAELKEANKQLTEKDALVAKAEKKYLFQIEELQKMIATKEGEVKHLKTTLRQQEESARSLGQKLRDQAQEQVRKAVERQKQLQERSHEQELRKERETIMEDKQRSITEIKDNLAKEAQKAKLLQATINSLRQELEEQKQIAKQANKEKLRAIAKAKDLIRQARREEIDKLKDKLELEHRSALEKFKERVRRLEDEVRQTKENERRLQQKDRDLLAKNELTEKSLLMEINEECRRITSLVTAVSSSASQGRRSRPGTPRLGSASSQALLERPSSAPAGGQRRESVSTPKAALIQLRAACDELKRQYSELKGDLDKERQTVSQMHRDKLAELKKIKGEVMEEKAAEMTAFKEKVLKELAAGKASLQKQAAKGIEMKLQRHLKEKNDEIRELQKEIQLRREEENQRFTSKQQEENSHEVERKAKEVIRRLEIQQKAERAAHQREVERLEKEMKKVVQESSAAAAATASTTSAAPSAPATTTDAAKARAALQLARGLQMKLKQTRAENEQLKADMRKRGHVENQSQPRDNSAETQDSGLSSLACDPSPAPSELQQLQHEVKLGERRVHRASVLLSERTKEVTKLQDQIKLLNKEHLILQKQHGHALTRLGEE; translated from the exons ATggcttcgtcttcgcccG ATTATaactacgacgacgacaacttTGATGAGGATTTCGAGAAAGAG TTAGAAAACTTGGATCAGCCCGGCAACCGTCAGTGGAATGGTGCCcatgacgacaacgacgacgacgacgatacggACGATTTTATCGATAGCATTCGCGAGCAACTGGGACCAGGAGGCGCCgtagccgtcgccgacgacgatagtCTGGCCTTGGATTTGGACGAATATTTGAAAGATATCGAGAAGAGCTGCGACGACAGTCGGGCGTccgcgaacggcgacgacaacaatCAAGACAGTTTGAGTCAGAAATTTCTAGCCAATCTTTCACCGTCGAAAGACATCGATTTGGCGGCGTACGGAGTTTTGACGGACGAGGACGATTTTCCGTTGGAGGATGTAGATCTTGATTTGAATACGTTGGAAATGGATGCCAATGTCGACGGGGAGCGGAAGACGAGTGTTGGCGTCGGTGATTTGAAACAAGATTTGGGTTCAGAGGCAGCAAGTGAAG tttctcgttttcgttctcttcatCGTTTCACTGCAACTAGAGACAAGGAAGTTTCTCTAACTTCAAG TTCCTTTGACGAGCGTCAAAGTTTTAAGAAATCCGAAC ATAATGGTTTACACAACGAGTCAAGCTTGAG CCGCGCTAAAGGCGAGGGTGCCGGTGAAACTGTCGACGCATCCTACGTCGTGGATTCCAATGCGGATGGCGTTAAACGCatcgccgcgtcgtcgtcgtcgtcgtcgttgccggcgccgccgccgccgctgcggATGTCTCATCAGTCGAGTTTTTGCAGTTTGGATGATGGCGGTGATTTGAGCGCCGAGACGGCGCCTCTCACGCCCCAAGACATTCTTACGAATCTCGGCTTTCAGTGCGAGCACGTCGGTCGACGCATTCCGGATCGATTTTTTCGACAGGAGAGCAGCGTCGATCTTCCGGAAACGGCTCGGGTTCAGCCTGAAGAATTCGCCAAGGACGCGGTCGTGTGGCCGCAGAGATTTTCCGTGAATTCGTTGCACGGCAACGAGGGAGAGgagacggaggaggagacggaggaggagaagtgGGAGACGGACGatgaaaaatcgaaaaataGGACTAGCTCACAATTCGTTGAAAAGAGAAGCGAGACTCGTTCTAGCTCAGCTGGTTCTACTGACTTGCTCCCGTCACTGCCTCATAAAATGCCTGCCGACAATAACCGTAGCGTAAATAGTAATAATAACAGTTCTGTTCATAGTCAAGTAAACGAATCCGCCAATGACGAGTGGTTGTCAGAAAAGTTGGCCGACGAGGCGGCTCTCGCCCAGGCGGCACTGGAAGAGACGCTGAGTGGTAACAAGACaaagacgccgtcgccgtcgcagagATCTCAAAGGTCGGGAAGACAGAGTGGAAGTAGCAGTGAATTG agTGTGGCTGAAAAGCGTTGGTCGTTTACGCCCGTTCTGTGCGAGCTGGAAAATGGAAAA AACAAGTCGCCCCTTGGAGGAATTCTGAACGAATCATTGGGAAGGCAAGTGGAAGAGAGCGAGCAGCAATTGAAGAGGACCGTCGAAGGCATTCAAGGAGCCACGAGCGAATTGGTGGACATCACGCAGAAGAAAGAG GTTGCTCAAAAGGAAGTTCATCTGATTCAGATGAATCTGGCTCGAAATAAGGCGGAGTTGAAGAGAGTGGAAAGCGAGCTGATGGAGCATCAGTCAAAGTGCAAAGATCGAAA AGACGAGATCGACTCGCTAAGCAGGAAACGAGATCGAGTCAAGACGGAATTGGATAAACTTGAAACTATTCtcggagaaaaaagaagcttCAGAGAAGGG AGTCCACTTGGTCAATCTCACAGCAAGGCAGCGGAAGAG taCCTAAAAGTGCTGCAGGAGAATACTCATCTGCGGGCTGAACTGGATGCCGCGCGTAATAAACTCAAAACCGATTTGCCTCAGAAACAGCGCGAGGTGGATGAACTGAAGAGGCAAGTGAAGGCAGCGGTTGAAGACTTgttcggcgagaagaaacgatccAAAGAACGATATGAAAAACTGAAAGAG GAGTACGAAAGTTCACAGAGGCAGCTGCGAGAGGTTTTGCGCGACAAGATGACGGCCATAGGAAAAGTGAAGGAAGAGGTGGAGAGTCAGAAATCGATTGATTTGGAAGTGCTGAAGCAAAGGCTTGTCAGA gaaaaagagagcgaggttgaaaaattgaaagagaaaagcgctAAACACCTAGATGAGCTGAAAAGGAGCGTTCAG ATGAAGGATAAGGAATTGCAGAAGGCAAACGTCAGAATGAGAGAACGAGCGGAGGCAGCAACCGCCCTCTCCGCTGAACTGAAAGAAGCGAATAAACAGCTGACAGAAAAAGATGCTCTTGTTGCTAAAGCTGAGAAAAAATACCTGTTTCAAATCGAAGAGCTCCAGAAGATGATAGCA acgaaagaaggagaagtcAAGCACTTGAAAACAACTCTCAGACAGCAGGAAGAGTCTGCCAGAAGTCTTGGACAAAAGTTGAGGGACCAAGCTCAGGAGCAG GTTCGAAAAGCGGTGGAACGACAAAAGCAGCTTCAAGAGCGATCGCACGAGCAGGAATTGCGCAAGGAACGCGAAACGATTATGGAAGATAAACAACGTTCTATTACGGAGATAAAGGATAATCTAGCCAAAGAAGCGCAAAAGGCGAAATTGCTACAAGCAACTATCAACTCGCTGAGACAG GAACTCGAAGAACAGAAGCAAATTGCCAAGCAGGCTAATAAGGAGAAGCTGAGGGCAATAGCCAAGGCAAAGGATCTAATTCGACAAGCCAGGCGCGAAGAGATTGACAAGCTGAAAGACAAATTAGAACTG GAACATCGCAGTGCTTTGGAAAAGTTCAAGGAACGAGTGCGTCGACTGGAGGACGAAGTTCGacagacaaaagaaaatgaacgtcgtcttcagcaGAAAGATCGAGAC CTCTTAGCCAAAAACGAATTGACGGAAAAATCACTTCTGATGGAAATCAACGAAGAATGTCGCAGAATAACTTCGTTGGTCACAGCTGTTTCGTCGTCTGCTAGCCAGGGACGACGCAGTCGACCCGGAACTCCCCGACTTGGCTCTGCTTCTTCCCAAGCGTTACTCGAGCGACCGTCTTCGGCTCCCGCTGGCGGGCAACGCAGAGAGTCGGTCTCCACACCGAAAGCCGCTTTG ATTCAACTTCGAGCCGCTTGCGACGAATTGAAGCGACAGTATTCCGAATTGAAAGGAGATTTGGATAAGGAGCGGCAGACTGTGAGTCAGATGCACAGAGACAAG TTGGCggaactaaagaaaatcaaaggaGAGGTGATGGAAGAGAAAGCGGCGGAGATGACAGCATTTAAAGAGAAAGTTCTAAAG GAGTTAGCGGCGGGAAAAGCTAGCCTGCAAAAGCAAGCTGCCAAGGgaattgaaatgaaattgcAAAGGCATCTCAAGGAGAAG AAtgacgaaattcgcgaacttcaaaaagaaattcagcTGCGACGAGAGGAGGAAAACCAACGATTCACGTCAAAAcaacaagaagaaaacagTCACGAAGTCGAAAG GAAGGCCAAGGAAGTGATCAGGCGTTTGGAAATTCAACAGAAAGCAGAAAGAGCT GCTCATCAAAGAGAGGTTGAAAGgttagagaaagaaatgaagaaagtCGTTCAG GAGAGTTCGGCGGCTGCCGCAGCCACAGCCAGCACGACCTCTGCCGCTCCGTCGGCTCCTGCTACGACGACCGACGCGGCGAAAGCTCGTGCGGCATTGCAGTTGGCTAGAGGCTTGCAAATGAAGTTGAAGCAAACCCGAGCCGAGAACGAGCAGCTGAAGGCGGACATGCGAAAGAGAGGGCACGTGGAAAATCAGTCGCAACCTCGTGATAATAGCGCTGAG ACGCAAGACAGTGGACTGTCATCATTGGCTTGTGATCCGTCGCCTGCTCCGAGTGAACTACAGCAACTGCAGCACGAAGTCAAG TTGGGTGAAAGGAGGGTCCATCGAGCGAGCGTTTTGCTTAGTGAAAGAACGAAGGAAGTGACAAAGTTGCAAGACCAGATAAAGTTGCTTAACAAG GAACATTTAATTCTACAAAAACAGCACGGTCACGCCTTGACGAGGCTTGGAGAAGAGTGA
- the LOC136187453 gene encoding trichohyalin-like isoform X2 — MASSSPDYNYDDDNFDEDFEKELENLDQPGNRQWNGAHDDNDDDDDTDDFIDSIREQLGPGGAVAVADDDSLALDLDEYLKDIEKSCDDSRASANGDDNNQDSLSQKFLANLSPSKDIDLAAYGVLTDEDDFPLEDVDLDLNTLEMDANVDGERKTSVGVGDLKQDLGSEAASEVSRFRSLHRFTATRDKEVSLTSSSFDERQSFKKSEHNGLHNESSLSQVNESANDEWLSEKLADEAALAQAALEETLSGNKTKTPSPSQRSQRSGRQSGSSSELSVAEKRWSFTPVLCELENGKNKSPLGGILNESLGRQVEESEQQLKRTVEGIQGATSELVDITQKKEVAQKEVHLIQMNLARNKAELKRVESELMEHQSKCKDRKDEIDSLSRKRDRVKTELDKLETILGEKRSFREGSPLGQSHSKAAEEYLKVLQENTHLRAELDAARNKLKTDLPQKQREVDELKRQVKAAVEDLFGEKKRSKERYEKLKEEYESSQRQLREVLRDKMTAIGKVKEEVESQKSIDLEVLKQRLVREKESEVEKLKEKSAKHLDELKRSVQMKDKELQKANVRMRERAEAATALSAELKEANKQLTEKDALVAKAEKKYLFQIEELQKMIATKEGEVKHLKTTLRQQEESARSLGQKLRDQAQEQVRKAVERQKQLQERSHEQELRKERETIMEDKQRSITEIKDNLAKEAQKAKLLQATINSLRQELEEQKQIAKQANKEKLRAIAKAKDLIRQARREEIDKLKDKLELEHRSALEKFKERVRRLEDEVRQTKENERRLQQKDRDLLAKNELTEKSLLMEINEECRRITSLVTAVSSSASQGRRSRPGTPRLGSASSQALLERPSSAPAGGQRRESVSTPKAALIQLRAACDELKRQYSELKGDLDKERQTVSQMHRDKLAELKKIKGEVMEEKAAEMTAFKEKVLKELAAGKASLQKQAAKGIEMKLQRHLKEKNDEIRELQKEIQLRREEENQRFTSKQQEENSHEVERKAKEVIRRLEIQQKAERAAHQREVERLEKEMKKVVQESSAAAAATASTTSAAPSAPATTTDAAKARAALQLARGLQMKLKQTRAENEQLKADMRKRGHVENQSQPRDNSAETQDSGLSSLACDPSPAPSELQQLQHEVKLGERRVHRASVLLSERTKEVTKLQDQIKLLNKEHLILQKQHGHALTRLGEE, encoded by the exons ATggcttcgtcttcgcccG ATTATaactacgacgacgacaacttTGATGAGGATTTCGAGAAAGAG TTAGAAAACTTGGATCAGCCCGGCAACCGTCAGTGGAATGGTGCCcatgacgacaacgacgacgacgacgatacggACGATTTTATCGATAGCATTCGCGAGCAACTGGGACCAGGAGGCGCCgtagccgtcgccgacgacgatagtCTGGCCTTGGATTTGGACGAATATTTGAAAGATATCGAGAAGAGCTGCGACGACAGTCGGGCGTccgcgaacggcgacgacaacaatCAAGACAGTTTGAGTCAGAAATTTCTAGCCAATCTTTCACCGTCGAAAGACATCGATTTGGCGGCGTACGGAGTTTTGACGGACGAGGACGATTTTCCGTTGGAGGATGTAGATCTTGATTTGAATACGTTGGAAATGGATGCCAATGTCGACGGGGAGCGGAAGACGAGTGTTGGCGTCGGTGATTTGAAACAAGATTTGGGTTCAGAGGCAGCAAGTGAAG tttctcgttttcgttctcttcatCGTTTCACTGCAACTAGAGACAAGGAAGTTTCTCTAACTTCAAG TTCCTTTGACGAGCGTCAAAGTTTTAAGAAATCCGAAC ATAATGGTTTACACAACGAGTCAAGCTTGAG TCAAGTAAACGAATCCGCCAATGACGAGTGGTTGTCAGAAAAGTTGGCCGACGAGGCGGCTCTCGCCCAGGCGGCACTGGAAGAGACGCTGAGTGGTAACAAGACaaagacgccgtcgccgtcgcagagATCTCAAAGGTCGGGAAGACAGAGTGGAAGTAGCAGTGAATTG agTGTGGCTGAAAAGCGTTGGTCGTTTACGCCCGTTCTGTGCGAGCTGGAAAATGGAAAA AACAAGTCGCCCCTTGGAGGAATTCTGAACGAATCATTGGGAAGGCAAGTGGAAGAGAGCGAGCAGCAATTGAAGAGGACCGTCGAAGGCATTCAAGGAGCCACGAGCGAATTGGTGGACATCACGCAGAAGAAAGAG GTTGCTCAAAAGGAAGTTCATCTGATTCAGATGAATCTGGCTCGAAATAAGGCGGAGTTGAAGAGAGTGGAAAGCGAGCTGATGGAGCATCAGTCAAAGTGCAAAGATCGAAA AGACGAGATCGACTCGCTAAGCAGGAAACGAGATCGAGTCAAGACGGAATTGGATAAACTTGAAACTATTCtcggagaaaaaagaagcttCAGAGAAGGG AGTCCACTTGGTCAATCTCACAGCAAGGCAGCGGAAGAG taCCTAAAAGTGCTGCAGGAGAATACTCATCTGCGGGCTGAACTGGATGCCGCGCGTAATAAACTCAAAACCGATTTGCCTCAGAAACAGCGCGAGGTGGATGAACTGAAGAGGCAAGTGAAGGCAGCGGTTGAAGACTTgttcggcgagaagaaacgatccAAAGAACGATATGAAAAACTGAAAGAG GAGTACGAAAGTTCACAGAGGCAGCTGCGAGAGGTTTTGCGCGACAAGATGACGGCCATAGGAAAAGTGAAGGAAGAGGTGGAGAGTCAGAAATCGATTGATTTGGAAGTGCTGAAGCAAAGGCTTGTCAGA gaaaaagagagcgaggttgaaaaattgaaagagaaaagcgctAAACACCTAGATGAGCTGAAAAGGAGCGTTCAG ATGAAGGATAAGGAATTGCAGAAGGCAAACGTCAGAATGAGAGAACGAGCGGAGGCAGCAACCGCCCTCTCCGCTGAACTGAAAGAAGCGAATAAACAGCTGACAGAAAAAGATGCTCTTGTTGCTAAAGCTGAGAAAAAATACCTGTTTCAAATCGAAGAGCTCCAGAAGATGATAGCA acgaaagaaggagaagtcAAGCACTTGAAAACAACTCTCAGACAGCAGGAAGAGTCTGCCAGAAGTCTTGGACAAAAGTTGAGGGACCAAGCTCAGGAGCAG GTTCGAAAAGCGGTGGAACGACAAAAGCAGCTTCAAGAGCGATCGCACGAGCAGGAATTGCGCAAGGAACGCGAAACGATTATGGAAGATAAACAACGTTCTATTACGGAGATAAAGGATAATCTAGCCAAAGAAGCGCAAAAGGCGAAATTGCTACAAGCAACTATCAACTCGCTGAGACAG GAACTCGAAGAACAGAAGCAAATTGCCAAGCAGGCTAATAAGGAGAAGCTGAGGGCAATAGCCAAGGCAAAGGATCTAATTCGACAAGCCAGGCGCGAAGAGATTGACAAGCTGAAAGACAAATTAGAACTG GAACATCGCAGTGCTTTGGAAAAGTTCAAGGAACGAGTGCGTCGACTGGAGGACGAAGTTCGacagacaaaagaaaatgaacgtcgtcttcagcaGAAAGATCGAGAC CTCTTAGCCAAAAACGAATTGACGGAAAAATCACTTCTGATGGAAATCAACGAAGAATGTCGCAGAATAACTTCGTTGGTCACAGCTGTTTCGTCGTCTGCTAGCCAGGGACGACGCAGTCGACCCGGAACTCCCCGACTTGGCTCTGCTTCTTCCCAAGCGTTACTCGAGCGACCGTCTTCGGCTCCCGCTGGCGGGCAACGCAGAGAGTCGGTCTCCACACCGAAAGCCGCTTTG ATTCAACTTCGAGCCGCTTGCGACGAATTGAAGCGACAGTATTCCGAATTGAAAGGAGATTTGGATAAGGAGCGGCAGACTGTGAGTCAGATGCACAGAGACAAG TTGGCggaactaaagaaaatcaaaggaGAGGTGATGGAAGAGAAAGCGGCGGAGATGACAGCATTTAAAGAGAAAGTTCTAAAG GAGTTAGCGGCGGGAAAAGCTAGCCTGCAAAAGCAAGCTGCCAAGGgaattgaaatgaaattgcAAAGGCATCTCAAGGAGAAG AAtgacgaaattcgcgaacttcaaaaagaaattcagcTGCGACGAGAGGAGGAAAACCAACGATTCACGTCAAAAcaacaagaagaaaacagTCACGAAGTCGAAAG GAAGGCCAAGGAAGTGATCAGGCGTTTGGAAATTCAACAGAAAGCAGAAAGAGCT GCTCATCAAAGAGAGGTTGAAAGgttagagaaagaaatgaagaaagtCGTTCAG GAGAGTTCGGCGGCTGCCGCAGCCACAGCCAGCACGACCTCTGCCGCTCCGTCGGCTCCTGCTACGACGACCGACGCGGCGAAAGCTCGTGCGGCATTGCAGTTGGCTAGAGGCTTGCAAATGAAGTTGAAGCAAACCCGAGCCGAGAACGAGCAGCTGAAGGCGGACATGCGAAAGAGAGGGCACGTGGAAAATCAGTCGCAACCTCGTGATAATAGCGCTGAG ACGCAAGACAGTGGACTGTCATCATTGGCTTGTGATCCGTCGCCTGCTCCGAGTGAACTACAGCAACTGCAGCACGAAGTCAAG TTGGGTGAAAGGAGGGTCCATCGAGCGAGCGTTTTGCTTAGTGAAAGAACGAAGGAAGTGACAAAGTTGCAAGACCAGATAAAGTTGCTTAACAAG GAACATTTAATTCTACAAAAACAGCACGGTCACGCCTTGACGAGGCTTGGAGAAGAGTGA